The stretch of DNA CAGGAGGATGCCCATACCGCCCCCAAGTTTTCGGCTCCCGCATAAGGCGATTTCGGGTTACAGGGGACGCCTAACCCCCCAGCCTAGCCAAACTATTATTTATATTTAATGTATATATACTTTACGATTTTTACATTTTTCATTTTATTATTTAAATTTTCATTCTTATTTAATATCTTTAATATAATTAAAAAGGAAAATATAAATATGTGATAGTATAAAATTAAATGTATATTAATTTATATTATAATCATATTATAGTTATATTTTTTATACAGTAAGAAGGAGGATAGTATGAGATTGGTCAATGAAGCATTGTCAAAAAATAACAACGAATTATACAATAAACAAATGTCAAAAGATGATTTTGGAAATGCCAGTATTATTGTAGTAGGTTGCGGAGGTGCAGGAAATAACACAGTTCATAGACTTATGGAGATAGGTATTGAAGGTGCAGAAACTATCGCTTTAAACACCGATAAACAGCATTTAGAGCATATAAACGCTGATAAGAAAATTTTAATTGGTTCCACATTAACAAGAGGACTTGGAGCAGGAGGATATCCTGAGATTGGAAAAAAATCAGCTGAGCTCGCAAAAAATGTTTTGGAAGATGTTTTAAAAAATGCAGATTTAGTATTTGTCACTGCTGGAATGGGTGGTGGAACAGGTACTGGTTCTGCACCGATTGTAGCTGAAATAGCAAAAGAAAATGGTGCAGTAGTTATTGGAATGGTAACTTATCCTTTTAAGATAGAAAGGGCAAGATTAAAAAAGGCTGATGAAGGTCTTGCGAATTTAACAGAAAGATGTGATACAGTTATTGTAATTGACAACAACAGACTTGTTGATTTTGTGCCAAATTTACCCATAAATGAAGCATTTAAAGTTGCAGATGAGATAATAGCTCAGGCAGTTAAAGGCATCACTGAAACTATATCAAAGAAAAGCTTAATAAATATAGATTATGCTGATGTAAGGTCAATTATGACCGACGGTGGAGTGGCAATGATTGGCGTTGGTGAGGTAGATTATGAGACAAAAGGAGATAGGGTAGAAAAAGTTGTCAAGGATACATTAAGCTGTCCTCTTTTGGATGTTGATTATAAAGGTGCCACAGGAGCTCTGATACATATTACAGGAGGTCCCGATTTAACACTTGGAGAAGCTAACAGAA from Methanothermococcus okinawensis IH1 encodes:
- the ftsZ gene encoding cell division protein FtsZ gives rise to the protein MRLVNEALSKNNNELYNKQMSKDDFGNASIIVVGCGGAGNNTVHRLMEIGIEGAETIALNTDKQHLEHINADKKILIGSTLTRGLGAGGYPEIGKKSAELAKNVLEDVLKNADLVFVTAGMGGGTGTGSAPIVAEIAKENGAVVIGMVTYPFKIERARLKKADEGLANLTERCDTVIVIDNNRLVDFVPNLPINEAFKVADEIIAQAVKGITETISKKSLINIDYADVRSIMTDGGVAMIGVGEVDYETKGDRVEKVVKDTLSCPLLDVDYKGATGALIHITGGPDLTLGEANRIGEGITENMEPSANVIWGARIDPAMEGCIRVMAIITGVKSSSIFGSGDMPRRRIIPKSSQKSKSLGIDYIV